Sequence from the Chelonoidis abingdonii isolate Lonesome George chromosome 1, CheloAbing_2.0, whole genome shotgun sequence genome:
TGAGGGGAGGGTAATTTTTTGCTTAGAATACAGGTAGGAATTACCAAATGTAGTTTCACTAAAAGTTATATATTTAGTCAttaagagatttcccccctccccccgcctggaGTTAAAGGAGCTACTAAAATATCACTTCTTAGTATGTAGTTTCACTGAAAGTTATACATTTAGTAGTTTAGCGTTCCTTACTCCCCTGAGTTAAAGAAGGACCTATTAAATATCAGTTCTTACTATGAAAGCATGGAAGGTCTGATTCGTTTTTAATGGGTTGGAGGGATGGACAGCCACCTTTTCTGTAGGGAGTGTGATCCTAGCCTCTCAGCATAGATTACATACATAACGACTATCTTTCGGTTTAGTATGTTCATCATAGATGATAGTATTGTGGACTATAATCACCAAGAAAACTTTCAACACACTCCAAGTCCATTTGTAAATCAGATCCCTATCATAAGATAAGAACGGTAATTTATCTTATACGGGAACATGTACAAAGATGCAGTTTAAAAATTATTCCCAGTGCATAGTTATTGGTGTTGTggaattacaaaatatttaaagagatTTAATGGAAGTGAAAGGTTTAGTTCAGGGAGCTCAAAGaattttgtctttctttcttcacTTTGAAATCATTTTACAGAGGAAATTGATTCAAATCAAGGACTTTCTACCCTGATATATAGAAAATGCCTTAAAGAATAATATTAAATTGTAACTGTGGTTTTATGAACAACTATTATCTTTTatttaacaaggaaaaaataGTTTCCGTCCCTAAATCTCTACAGTTCCAAGATTTGTTTATTGACTCTTCTTTAAATACACCTTTATTCAACTTGAAATTCTGCTGAAAAAAAATACCCTGATTACTCTTCACTCAGATCGGAAATTGGGTTAGTGTGAGgcagatattgaacaaaaaatacacttttttttttattgtgaagaaaaaaaaaaacagatcaagCGGGAAGAAGACTCCGATCTGCCTTGCTGGGCGGGTTCCGTAACGCACCAATCACAGGATTGCTCCCGTATATAAATATCAGGCAACTGAACTAGTTCACCTCaagtggtttggttttgttttgctagTGTCAGAAAGAATAGTCACTATGTCCGAAACCGCGCCTGTTGCAGCTCCTGCTGTTTCTGCTCCTGACGCAAAAGCCGCCACTAAGAAACCGAAGAAGACGACAGCGGGCTCTGAAGCCCGCAACCCTTCTGGTCCCAGCGTGACCGAGCTGATCACCAAGGCGGTGTCCGCTTCCAAGGAGCGCAAAGGGGTCTCGCTGGCAGCTCTTAAGAAGGCTCTGGCCGCCGGAGGGTACGATGTGGAGAAAAGCAACAGCCGCATCAAAGTAGGACTCAAGAGCCTTGTAAGCAAGGGTACTTTGGTGCAGACCAAAGGCAGCGGTGCCTCTGGTTCTTTTAAACTCAGCAAGAAACCGGCTGACAGCAAAGGAAAAGGCACCGAAGAAGAAGGCAGCGACAAAGCCTAAGAAACCAGCTGCCAAGAAACCTAAAAAGGCTGCGATCGCGAAAAAAGGCCCGACAAAAGTCAAGAAGCCAGTGGCTGCCGCGCCGAAAAAAGCAGCCAAGAGCCCTAAAAGGGTTAAAGCGGCAAAGCCCAAGAAGGCAGCTAAGAGCCCGGCTAAGGCCAAAGCGGTGAAGCCCAAGGTTGCCAAGCCTAAGCCAACCAAACCCAAAGTAGCAAAGGCTAAGAAGGCAGCGACTAAGAAGAAGTAAagattctcctcccctccctcttatTTTTTAGGTGAACTCAACGGCTCTTTTAAGAGCCACCCCATCCCCTTTCAAAAAAAGAGCTAGTTCACTGACTGGTAACCTCATGCTGCTTCCACAATGAGGGGTAAAAGACATGAACTCTGCTCAGGGTCAAAGAGAGGCGACTCCGGTCAAAAGTGTGTATGTGCGATTTCCTGTAGTAGCTCATTCTCCCTAATGCCCAGTAGAAAGATTATATTTCTTTTGGCTCTAATTTCCTCCTTTCGCCCCCCGCATTCATGGTTATTTTAGTTTCCTTTTGAGGGTAATATAATAAAAAACTACAAGAAGTAGCTTTCATGCAGTTAAAAGAATCAGACGTCCCCACACATTTTCAAAGGGATGAGTCAGAATATGTGTGCCCTGTCCTTGCAAAACTACGTTTGTTCACAGGGGCGAGTTAGAGGACTCGATGATTGTATATGGACAAGATCCTCTTCGCGTTTGCTGGTGAGAGGGAATGAAGCTGTTGGTTAATTTGAAAAGCCCGCTCTGTACAAGGATTTGCCAGACAACCCACAACATTATTCCTCTTGGAGAAAATCCGCCTTTCAGTGATGCTAAAACTGTTGAAGGAGAGTCTCGATACATGTTTTAGTTCAAATTTATTCCCCGGCCTTCCCGCCAAAGTCAAATTCATAGGCCTTTTGGAAATACCTTTTTTCACAGATCTATAACAAATAACCGCTAATGGGTACTgtatttcccattttattttattgcattgtCTCTGGAAACATCTAGTAATATGTTGCCGTCATTAGGAATTCCCGCTTCTTTACACCGAGCAGCCGAACTGGCCAAACAGTTACACACAAAGGAAATAGTGCCAATTTAATCACTTTTTCAAAAGTGAACTCACTCTCCGGGAGGTTTCTGTCTTCCACAAACATTCTACAAAATTAACGAACACGTATAGGAGGGATTCAGTGCCTTGTTTCTAGGAAAATAGCCTTGTGCATAATTGTTGAAAGTTTACTTTCAGATACCTATATTCCAGTTACTGTAACTCCAATTCAATCATTTATTCCCAAGAAGAAAAAATAGGGTTGTTTTAAAAGTGTGATTGAAACAGATAATCAAGCCCTTTTTTGATTTTGCAGGTGGCTCTGAAAAGAGCCTTTGGGTTCCTTTTGGACTGAAGATTTTTGTTTCTTCCCGATTACCTTCACTTGCTCTTGGCCTTGTGGCTCTCAGTTTTCTTGGGCAGCAGCACGGCCTGGATGTTGGGCAGGACACCCCCCTGAGCGATCGTTACTTTCCCCAGGAGTTTATTGAGCTCCTCATCATTACGGATAGCGAGCTGCAGGTGGCGGGGGATGATCCTGGTTTTCTTGTTGTCCCGAGCAGCGTTGCCGGCTAACTCGAGAATCTCAGCGGTCAGATACTCCAGCACCGCGGCCATATAGACCGGAGCTCCAGCTCCCACCCGTTCAGCATAATTACCTTTGCGGAGCAGCCGATGCACTCGAcccactgggaactgcagcccaGCCCGAGAGGAGCGAGACTTTGCCTTGGCTCTCGCTTTACCTCCCTGCTTGCCGCGGCCTGACATTGTCAGTCACAAGAAAAAAACTGCTATAAGAATCAGCAAAACTCAGAAAAAAATGAGTTTCGCGCTGCCTTTATATATTTTCTATTTGGAGTTTTCAAACATTGTGATAGGCTGAAAAGTACTAATGGTTTGAACAGCCAATGGTGATAGAGATGTAACTCTGACCAATGAGAAGGTTAATGGGACAATTGTTCCGCGGCTATTGTCTCGGAACCAATAGAAAGACAGGAAATTGAAACTTTTTGTGTCCATAAGTTTTGTATAAATAGAGCTATCTTCAGTTTCTTTCggcattgcaattttttttaaacagtgtgtgagggaacacagaacaaaaatgccTGAACCAGCAAAATCTGCTCCTGCTCCAAAGAAGGGCTCTAAAAAAGCTGTGACTAAGACGCAGAAGAAGGGCGATAAGAAGCGCAGAAAGACTAGGAAGGAGAGTTATTCTATTTACGTGTACAAAGTGCTGAAACAAGTTCACCCGGACACCGGTATTTCCTCTAAGGCCATGGGGATCATGAACTCCTTTGTGAACGACATCTTCGAGCGCATCGCTGGTGAAGCGTCTCGCCTGGCGCATTATAACAAGCGTTCAACCATCACTTCCCGAGAGATCCAGACCGCTGTGCGCCTGCTTCTGCCGGGGGAGCTGGCCAAACATGCTGTGTCTGAGGGCACCAAGGCCGTCACCAAGTACACCAGCTCCAAGTAAGTCGTCTGCTGTAAGAGTACCAACACTTATAACCCAAAGGCTCTTTTAAGAGCCATCCACTTCCTCATCCAAAGAGCTCTGATATCATTAACTGCTACTGTTTGTGTTCTTCAAACTCCaacaaattgtattttttttaaaagtgctttagTCTCCGGCGACTTGTTAAAGCATGTTTTTAATTGCGTATGTCCCCTATATCGAGGAGGGGACTGCTTTTGCTTTAGTAAATGTACCATTGCGTCAATTTAAACTACTTTGGGGTttcaaattttaatgaaaaacgGTGTTCCTCGTCCTTCTCGTTTCTTCCCCTCCCAAACAAGAGTACGCTGAGGTGTATCCTCCCACCTCCGAATATAAAATATGGCTAAACGGTTTGtccagtaaataaaatatttgaaatattacCAGATGACACGATTCAGTACTCTATTTTTCTGAAGAATAATCCTAGAGGTTCACCTAAAAAGTTTTGGCTCCATGAATATCATTTTTATCTGCCTGAAAGATAGTTGGTTTGCCTCATTGTTTCTATCATTTTTTAAGTTCCTGTAGCTAAAACTCAAatgtttccccctccctctctagTTTATCTGAATAATCTTGCTATTTCGGACTg
This genomic interval carries:
- the LOC116834999 gene encoding histone H2B 8, with translation MPEPAKSAPAPKKGSKKAVTKTQKKGDKKRRKTRKESYSIYVYKVLKQVHPDTGISSKAMGIMNSFVNDIFERIAGEASRLAHYNKRSTITSREIQTAVRLLLPGELAKHAVSEGTKAVTKYTSSK
- the LOC116834993 gene encoding histone H2A type 2-C codes for the protein MSGRGKQGGKARAKAKSRSSRAGLQFPVGRVHRLLRKGNYAERVGAGAPVYMAAVLEYLTAEILELAGNAARDNKKTRIIPRHLQLAIRNDEELNKLLGKVTIAQGGVLPNIQAVLLPKKTESHKAKSK